In one window of Paracoccus saliphilus DNA:
- a CDS encoding DUF6615 family protein: MDLRGSLLYSLLELAHATSKNLGFAHRDDVHVSYGEETITETNLLELRRRHPAIITLHTFGKKKEALNGADWEWHIIGRRRKFRMRVQAKRLQKNGVLKIPHKVKSSGAQQIDLLIKDAKANRLQPIYCIYSAENQRNHWAIKPTPGDFVEFEYGCLLVSANTVKANGPRALGDIETHCIPWHYLVERCRYVGAEVSDILEVDGSEMRFVIASGALSSVTDEARAIDSVAVSSFPTLDELNASVGPSREIDGLIDADDPEYERRSSEEEYRERRIGRLVEIDVREIPVARDDEDAV, from the coding sequence GTGGATTTGAGAGGATCACTTTTATATAGCTTGCTGGAGTTGGCCCATGCGACCTCGAAAAATCTTGGATTTGCGCATCGGGACGATGTCCATGTCAGCTATGGCGAAGAAACGATTACGGAAACCAACCTGCTGGAACTTCGTCGCCGCCATCCTGCAATTATCACTTTGCATACATTCGGAAAGAAGAAAGAGGCTCTGAACGGCGCGGACTGGGAATGGCACATTATCGGACGACGCCGGAAGTTCCGAATGCGGGTTCAGGCGAAGCGATTGCAGAAAAACGGCGTGCTGAAGATACCGCACAAGGTGAAATCGTCAGGCGCGCAGCAGATCGACTTGTTGATCAAGGATGCCAAGGCCAACCGCTTGCAACCTATCTACTGCATTTACTCTGCTGAGAACCAGCGTAACCACTGGGCCATAAAGCCCACTCCGGGAGATTTTGTCGAATTCGAATACGGTTGCCTGCTTGTCAGCGCGAATACTGTGAAGGCGAATGGGCCGAGGGCTCTGGGCGATATAGAGACACATTGCATTCCATGGCATTATCTGGTCGAACGCTGTCGGTATGTCGGCGCCGAAGTTTCAGACATTTTGGAAGTCGACGGGTCCGAGATGCGTTTCGTGATAGCTTCTGGCGCGTTGTCTTCAGTTACAGATGAGGCGCGTGCCATTGATAGCGTCGCCGTTAGTAGTTTCCCGACGCTCGACGAATTGAACGCTTCAGTTGGGCCAAGTCGGGAGATTGACGGCCTAATTGATGCCGATGACCCCGAATACGAGCGACGTTCCAGTGAGGAGGAGTACCGCGAACGCAGAATAGGGCGCCTCGTTGAGATTGATGTCCGCGAGATTCCTGTCGCCCGCGATGACGAGGACGCTGTGTGA
- a CDS encoding type II toxin-antitoxin system Phd/YefM family antitoxin, whose product MRSFSMIEFANRSEKVLDAADEAPVAIQHGGEPRFVLMSVARFEHLVKIQDMRRHEED is encoded by the coding sequence ATGCGCAGTTTTTCCATGATCGAGTTCGCGAACAGGAGTGAAAAGGTACTGGATGCAGCGGACGAAGCGCCCGTGGCTATCCAGCACGGCGGGGAACCGCGATTTGTTCTGATGTCCGTCGCGAGGTTCGAGCATCTGGTAAAGATTCAGGATATGCGGCGACACGAGGAGGATTGA
- a CDS encoding DEAD/DEAH box helicase, whose protein sequence is MKAFEFDHQLISAYEHFSRSFSAIRAPDLKSEIDAQYDAGKFWPDALLSLNPRFMAGPTVDELVATGDLDDGTGKVFRFGTTPLRFHRHQAEAIAKAKQGKSYVVTTGTGSGKSLCFFVPVVDAIIRARRAGKPRRTTAIIVYPMNALANSQMKEIDKFIAGSGLPDELKPVVKRYTGQESREERERIAANPPDVLLTNYMMAELLLTRQDDLDSKVVSNASGLEFIILDELHTYRGRQGADVAVLVRRLRDRCSPDKEPICIGTSATMASEGSDESRALAVAKVASRLFGTNIGPDAVIDESLQRATDDALKTEHVLDALKTVLTQPLPDALDDETLKRHPLSVWAELELGLDDGLELRRKKPIPFEEAVKKLSLASAVDAETCRDYLEKFLTRVSLPEHERGGTQDGAFLAFKLHRFISGAGEVFTTLTDRPRRILLEGQLEDPEAPGNRLYPTRFCRNCGQEYHVVTKVDDDGSLRFLPRSIDDTPLDTEEDEVAGYLCPVTPGDTGFQFTGELEGYPESWREEKNGIERLRGYRKKRMPVSYVVGADGRHGAGGNDFWFIPGKFAFCLCCHDEPTQGMRERSKLAGLSGEGRSSATTLLVASALEWMNKPGSGVPETKRKLLGFTDNRQDAALQSGHFNDFLFVSLLRGAILRAVISAGTGGLAEDEFGLQVVKALGFTAANKEARQHWLLDSNAGAIIREDAQRSLAKVLAHRVWTDLRRGWRFTNPSLSVLNLIDVNFLGLEEISEDRERFMAIHPALGDLSLEQRQAILKAILSAMLEGLAVQTEALDLTVLDGVAQKSRMLLQAPWAIDQKENPRSRSSLVLRAGSKNVVTLREEQTLLRAGPNSRIARLVNRKSVLGTKLNKDEYYEFMEGMLAFLSDEGLLVPVELDSDVTGWRLSPSAVRLVPGPALADETHRGNRYFHDLYTAIASDLGDGRSSYWGLEGREHTAQVSQKQREWREWRFRFEQDDMDHLATSEYSTEIRATGESDRFLPALFCSPTMELGVDISALNAVYLRNVPPTPANYAQRAGRAGRSGQAAVVVTYCASGSPHDQYFFERRNDMVAGVVRPPALDITNEELVRSHLQAVWLAEAKLALSPDIPEILDLHGDKFPLKEDVLAVISKPTLVSQARGPMARVLKQILVSDGGQTPIWMDDPDEFVLYTAMNAPKEFDRAFDRWRELYSSARTQLAEANKRSEITGLSGADRRKIKAAQMQAQDQIAILEQGKASSGSDFYSYRYLATEGFLPGYNFPRLPLYAFVPGEGKTGSFLSRARFLAISEFGPRSLIYHEGRAYQVMKAKLPPEVRQGDGSELATKDIYICSNCGASHEGEVERCHGCNNHMAGEVPIKKTLRIDNVEAAPTERITANDEERVRQGFDIQTVFSWPQKVTNAKFVCGETSLLALQYANSAEISRLNKGLKRRKDQTVFGFHIDPRSGYWAKSDDEDSDTEVPPDVVKPVRIVPIVRDRKNALLFRFEKPEQYEPETIATVQHALLRGIEVVFQLEEGEILGEPLPARDNRRAILVYEATEGGAGVLTRLIDDGKAINEVAKTALGLMHFENVDAAIAAGDADLLQEKKDGSCVRGCYRCLLSYFNQPDHELIDRTSPEVAQFLIDLARGEISLAAKPTARTVLSPWLEAFSAAGIPQVDTMPASFGGREFEFVWRAFAVAATTADLTAEAEADAMNKGWVVFGLPSAPSEGPPDGFMKNFEG, encoded by the coding sequence ATGAAAGCGTTTGAATTTGACCATCAACTGATCAGTGCATATGAACATTTTTCGCGTTCATTCAGCGCAATTCGGGCGCCTGACCTGAAATCCGAGATCGATGCCCAGTACGACGCCGGAAAATTCTGGCCGGATGCCCTCTTGTCTTTGAACCCACGCTTCATGGCGGGGCCGACGGTCGATGAGCTCGTCGCCACGGGTGATCTCGACGACGGCACGGGCAAGGTTTTCCGGTTTGGCACCACACCTCTTCGCTTTCACCGGCACCAAGCCGAGGCCATCGCGAAGGCGAAGCAAGGAAAGAGCTATGTCGTCACTACCGGCACGGGTTCGGGGAAATCCCTGTGCTTCTTCGTGCCGGTTGTCGACGCAATCATCCGCGCGCGGCGCGCAGGAAAGCCGCGCCGCACGACGGCAATCATCGTTTACCCCATGAACGCACTGGCAAATAGCCAGATGAAGGAGATCGACAAGTTCATCGCCGGTTCCGGTTTGCCCGATGAGCTCAAGCCGGTGGTCAAGCGCTACACCGGTCAGGAAAGCCGTGAAGAACGCGAGCGCATCGCTGCCAATCCACCCGATGTTCTCCTGACGAACTACATGATGGCAGAATTGCTTCTGACGCGTCAGGATGACCTGGACTCGAAAGTCGTCTCGAACGCGTCCGGTCTCGAGTTCATCATTCTCGACGAACTCCATACCTATCGCGGGCGCCAAGGTGCCGATGTCGCGGTCCTCGTTCGGCGCCTGCGGGACAGGTGCTCGCCTGACAAGGAGCCAATCTGCATCGGGACCTCGGCAACGATGGCCTCCGAGGGATCGGACGAGAGCCGCGCACTCGCTGTCGCGAAGGTAGCGTCTCGTCTGTTTGGCACCAACATTGGCCCCGACGCGGTCATCGACGAGTCATTGCAGCGCGCGACCGATGACGCCCTGAAGACCGAGCACGTCCTTGACGCTTTGAAGACGGTCCTGACGCAGCCTTTGCCGGACGCACTCGATGACGAAACACTGAAGCGCCATCCACTCTCGGTGTGGGCCGAACTCGAACTCGGATTGGACGATGGGCTTGAGCTTCGCAGGAAGAAGCCGATCCCTTTCGAAGAGGCCGTCAAAAAGCTTTCTCTGGCCAGTGCGGTCGATGCCGAAACCTGCCGAGACTATCTCGAAAAATTCCTGACCCGGGTAAGCCTGCCGGAGCATGAGCGCGGCGGCACGCAGGACGGTGCCTTTCTCGCCTTCAAACTCCACCGTTTCATCTCCGGTGCCGGTGAAGTCTTTACGACGCTCACGGACAGGCCGCGTCGGATCCTTCTTGAAGGGCAGCTCGAGGACCCCGAAGCCCCTGGCAACCGCCTCTACCCCACGCGGTTCTGCCGAAACTGTGGCCAGGAATACCATGTCGTGACCAAGGTCGACGATGATGGGAGTTTGCGCTTTCTGCCCCGAAGCATCGACGACACGCCGCTCGACACTGAAGAAGACGAGGTTGCAGGGTATCTCTGTCCGGTGACGCCCGGCGATACTGGCTTTCAGTTCACAGGCGAGCTTGAGGGTTACCCCGAAAGCTGGCGAGAAGAGAAAAACGGCATTGAGCGGCTGAGAGGGTATCGCAAGAAGCGTATGCCGGTGTCCTACGTCGTGGGTGCTGATGGTCGCCACGGAGCGGGCGGAAACGATTTCTGGTTCATCCCGGGTAAGTTTGCCTTCTGCCTATGCTGTCACGACGAGCCGACGCAGGGGATGCGTGAACGCAGCAAGTTGGCGGGTCTGTCCGGCGAAGGGCGAAGCTCGGCAACAACCTTGCTCGTAGCCAGCGCCCTGGAGTGGATGAACAAACCTGGCAGCGGCGTACCCGAGACGAAGCGGAAGCTTTTGGGGTTCACGGATAACCGTCAGGATGCAGCCCTGCAGTCTGGCCATTTCAATGACTTCCTGTTCGTAAGCCTGTTGCGCGGAGCCATCCTTCGCGCAGTCATTTCTGCTGGCACAGGTGGGCTCGCAGAAGACGAGTTCGGCCTGCAGGTGGTGAAGGCGCTCGGCTTTACTGCCGCCAACAAAGAGGCGCGCCAACACTGGCTGCTGGATTCGAATGCTGGTGCCATCATTCGTGAAGACGCCCAGCGGTCGCTCGCAAAAGTTCTCGCCCATCGTGTCTGGACGGACCTGCGTCGCGGTTGGCGCTTCACCAACCCCAGCTTGTCTGTCCTGAACCTGATCGACGTGAATTTCCTCGGCCTCGAGGAAATCTCTGAAGATCGCGAGCGCTTCATGGCCATCCATCCAGCGCTGGGAGACCTCAGCCTCGAGCAGCGGCAGGCAATTCTCAAGGCGATTTTGTCCGCGATGCTCGAGGGCCTGGCTGTTCAGACCGAAGCCTTGGATCTGACTGTCCTCGATGGCGTGGCGCAGAAGTCCCGAATGTTGCTTCAGGCACCTTGGGCCATTGATCAAAAGGAAAATCCGCGCTCGCGGTCCTCGCTTGTCCTGCGCGCGGGCAGCAAGAACGTCGTCACGCTGCGTGAAGAACAAACGCTTCTTCGGGCAGGTCCCAATTCGCGGATCGCACGACTCGTGAACCGGAAGTCCGTTCTTGGCACGAAGCTGAACAAGGATGAATACTACGAGTTCATGGAAGGGATGCTTGCCTTCCTGAGCGACGAAGGGCTGCTGGTGCCTGTCGAACTCGATAGCGATGTGACGGGCTGGCGCCTGTCACCATCTGCGGTTCGGCTTGTGCCTGGACCGGCCCTCGCTGATGAAACGCACCGCGGCAACCGATATTTCCACGACCTATACACCGCGATTGCCAGTGACCTTGGCGACGGGCGCAGTTCCTACTGGGGGCTGGAGGGACGCGAGCACACGGCTCAGGTTTCGCAGAAGCAGCGGGAATGGCGTGAATGGCGGTTCCGTTTCGAGCAGGACGACATGGACCATCTCGCGACTTCGGAGTATAGCACGGAAATTCGGGCAACCGGCGAGTCAGACCGGTTCCTGCCCGCGCTGTTCTGCTCTCCGACCATGGAACTCGGCGTTGATATTTCTGCCTTGAACGCCGTCTACCTGCGCAACGTACCACCTACGCCGGCGAATTACGCGCAGCGCGCTGGTCGTGCCGGTCGATCGGGCCAGGCAGCAGTTGTCGTGACCTACTGCGCCTCGGGGTCTCCGCATGACCAGTATTTCTTCGAGCGGCGAAACGATATGGTGGCCGGCGTTGTGCGGCCGCCAGCACTCGACATCACAAATGAAGAGCTGGTCCGATCGCACCTGCAAGCGGTGTGGCTGGCGGAAGCGAAACTGGCGCTTTCTCCCGACATCCCAGAGATTTTGGACCTTCACGGGGATAAATTCCCGCTGAAGGAAGACGTTCTGGCGGTCATCTCGAAACCCACTCTGGTTTCGCAGGCACGGGGACCGATGGCGCGTGTCTTGAAGCAGATTCTGGTGTCCGACGGCGGGCAAACTCCGATCTGGATGGACGATCCAGACGAGTTCGTTCTTTACACGGCCATGAATGCCCCAAAGGAGTTTGACCGCGCCTTCGATCGATGGCGGGAGCTTTATAGCTCTGCCAGGACGCAATTGGCCGAGGCGAACAAGCGTTCGGAAATTACGGGGCTCTCGGGAGCCGACCGGCGCAAGATCAAGGCTGCACAAATGCAGGCCCAGGATCAGATCGCCATCCTCGAACAAGGCAAAGCCTCGAGTGGCTCCGATTTCTATTCGTATAGGTATCTGGCAACAGAGGGTTTCCTGCCCGGGTACAACTTCCCGCGCTTGCCGCTTTACGCGTTTGTTCCTGGCGAAGGTAAGACGGGGTCATTCCTGTCCCGAGCCCGCTTCCTGGCCATTTCTGAATTCGGCCCGCGCAGTCTGATTTATCATGAAGGCCGCGCTTACCAGGTCATGAAGGCCAAACTGCCGCCCGAGGTGCGCCAGGGCGACGGATCGGAATTGGCGACCAAGGATATCTACATCTGCTCCAACTGTGGCGCATCGCATGAGGGCGAGGTCGAGCGTTGCCATGGGTGCAACAACCACATGGCGGGTGAGGTCCCCATCAAGAAGACGCTGCGTATCGACAACGTCGAGGCCGCCCCGACTGAGCGGATCACCGCGAACGATGAAGAGCGAGTTCGGCAGGGCTTTGACATCCAAACCGTCTTTTCTTGGCCGCAGAAGGTTACCAACGCTAAATTCGTCTGTGGCGAGACTTCACTCTTGGCCCTGCAATACGCGAACAGTGCGGAAATCAGCCGTCTGAACAAGGGTTTGAAGCGCCGAAAGGACCAGACTGTCTTCGGTTTCCATATCGATCCGAGGTCCGGCTACTGGGCGAAATCCGACGACGAGGACAGCGACACGGAGGTCCCACCCGACGTGGTCAAGCCGGTTCGCATTGTCCCGATTGTCCGCGACCGAAAGAATGCCCTGTTGTTCCGCTTTGAAAAGCCGGAGCAGTATGAGCCCGAGACGATTGCGACGGTTCAGCATGCGTTGCTGCGCGGAATCGAAGTGGTTTTCCAGTTGGAAGAAGGCGAAATCCTCGGTGAACCGCTGCCCGCGAGGGACAACCGCCGTGCAATCCTTGTCTACGAGGCAACGGAAGGCGGCGCCGGCGTGCTCACGCGCCTGATCGATGACGGAAAGGCAATCAACGAGGTGGCGAAGACCGCTCTGGGTCTGATGCACTTCGAGAATGTGGATGCTGCGATTGCTGCGGGTGATGCGGACCTGTTGCAGGAGAAGAAAGACGGAAGCTGTGTTCGCGGCTGCTATCGTTGCCTGCTGTCCTACTTCAACCAACCGGATCATGAGCTGATCGACCGCACTAGCCCGGAAGTTGCGCAATTCCTGATCGATCTTGCACGCGGCGAGATTTCCCTTGCTGCGAAGCCGACCGCCAGAACAGTGCTATCACCATGGCTTGAGGCATTCAGCGCCGCAGGCATTCCCCAAGTCGATACGATGCCCGCGAGCTTTGGTGGACGCGAATTTGAGTTCGTTTGGCGCGCATTCGCGGTTGCCGCGACGACCGCTGACCTGACTGCAGAAGCTGAGGCAGACGCGATGAACAAGGGCTGGGTCGTTTTTGGATTGCCTTCGGCGCCGTCGGAAGGACCGCCGGATGGCTTCATGAAGAATTTTGAAGGTTGA
- a CDS encoding TRAP transporter large permease — protein sequence MSNLEIGIAGVAAALVLIAIRVPIGLALGLVSIAGIGIMFNMNVAWGMISATPFDYVGQWELSAAPMFLLMGFICSSTDMTRGLFLALRLYLARLPGGLAITSVGACAFFAAASGSSVATASAMSRMAVPEMLNNGYDRGLATGTIAASGTLGSLIPPSVLLILYGVYAQVSVGQLFMAGFLPGLLSALIYMVMIMVRVKVTPSLAGTVEINPTPEERREAFRDVWPLPTLILVVLGGIFSGIFSPTEAGALGAFAALVIAVVRRKLTRAALFEAVTQAVVSTASIFIILIGSLFFTRFLALSGFPRAFSDAILSVSTETWWILFAVAVIYLVLGMLIDSIGLLLLTLPILVPLVNEADINPVWFGIIVIKLLEIGLITPPIGLNVYMINGALNNRVTLPEIFRGITWFLAMDLLTLIILIAFPILTLWLPSLAY from the coding sequence ATGAGCAATCTGGAAATCGGAATCGCAGGTGTCGCTGCCGCGCTCGTGCTGATCGCGATCCGAGTGCCGATCGGACTGGCCCTTGGCCTCGTGTCCATCGCGGGCATCGGGATCATGTTCAACATGAATGTTGCATGGGGCATGATTTCTGCCACGCCCTTCGACTATGTTGGCCAGTGGGAGCTTTCGGCCGCACCTATGTTTCTCCTGATGGGCTTCATCTGCTCTTCGACCGACATGACCCGCGGGCTTTTCCTGGCCCTCAGGCTTTATCTTGCCCGGCTGCCTGGAGGCCTTGCAATCACCTCTGTTGGAGCCTGCGCTTTCTTCGCTGCGGCCTCCGGCTCGTCGGTTGCGACGGCCTCGGCGATGTCGCGCATGGCGGTTCCCGAGATGCTGAACAACGGCTATGACCGTGGACTGGCGACCGGCACCATCGCCGCTTCGGGCACGCTGGGTTCGCTGATCCCTCCCTCTGTCCTGCTGATCCTTTACGGCGTCTACGCGCAGGTTTCGGTGGGGCAACTCTTCATGGCGGGATTCCTGCCCGGATTGCTTTCGGCGCTGATCTACATGGTAATGATCATGGTTAGGGTGAAGGTGACCCCAAGTCTTGCAGGAACGGTCGAGATCAACCCGACCCCGGAGGAGCGGCGCGAGGCGTTCCGCGATGTCTGGCCGCTGCCGACCCTGATCCTCGTGGTTCTGGGTGGCATCTTCTCAGGCATTTTCTCGCCCACGGAGGCCGGCGCGCTGGGTGCTTTTGCGGCACTAGTCATTGCCGTCGTCCGGCGCAAGCTGACACGTGCCGCACTGTTCGAGGCAGTCACGCAGGCTGTGGTCTCGACTGCCTCCATTTTTATCATTCTGATCGGATCGCTCTTCTTCACGCGTTTTTTGGCGCTGTCTGGCTTCCCACGGGCGTTTTCCGACGCAATCCTCTCGGTCAGCACCGAAACCTGGTGGATCCTGTTTGCCGTGGCCGTGATCTACCTCGTCCTAGGTATGCTGATCGACAGCATTGGCCTGCTGCTTTTGACCCTGCCGATCCTTGTCCCGCTTGTGAACGAGGCCGACATCAACCCGGTTTGGTTCGGGATCATCGTCATCAAGCTCCTGGAAATCGGGTTGATAACGCCACCGATCGGGCTGAATGTCTATATGATTAACGGGGCGCTCAACAATCGCGTGACCCTGCCGGAGATCTTCCGTGGCATCACCTGGTTTCTCGCGATGGACCTACTGACGCTGATCATCCTGATCGCGTTTCCGATCTTGACGCTCTGGCTTCCGTCGCTCGCCTATTGA
- a CDS encoding TRAP transporter small permease subunit: MQIVLGAIRWLNIGTVTAACLVMLLMMIHITLDVGVRYFVNGQIVGTLEWVSFYYMVALVFLALGYVEYKNENIRVDLFAQMMPKSVQLALYIFACLLGLIFFGMLFWQSLLDATRATLRAEEAMSNFRFYIWPARWALPIGFAGALLAVLANLLRAIIRRQAL, encoded by the coding sequence ATGCAAATCGTCCTGGGCGCCATCCGCTGGCTGAACATCGGCACCGTAACCGCGGCCTGTCTCGTGATGCTCCTGATGATGATACATATCACGCTCGACGTGGGTGTGCGCTATTTTGTCAACGGCCAAATCGTCGGTACGCTTGAATGGGTGTCATTCTACTACATGGTGGCGCTGGTGTTTCTTGCGCTTGGGTATGTCGAGTACAAAAACGAGAACATCCGCGTTGATCTTTTCGCGCAGATGATGCCAAAATCGGTACAGCTTGCCCTCTACATCTTCGCCTGCCTGCTGGGGTTGATCTTCTTCGGAATGCTGTTCTGGCAATCCCTGCTCGACGCCACCCGCGCGACCCTGCGCGCGGAGGAGGCGATGAGCAATTTCCGGTTCTACATCTGGCCGGCCCGCTGGGCCCTACCCATCGGGTTCGCGGGCGCATTGCTGGCAGTGCTGGCGAACCTGCTGCGCGCCATCATCCGGCGGCAAGCACTTTGA
- a CDS encoding AAA family ATPase produces MPVDAVFTGRDAGERRHGISFSGLLNAIDGVGSQEGRALVMTTNHLERLDPALIRPGRADVHVELGLVGANTARALFERFFPDHFAAAAEFEAALGMHLFSPATIQGWLLRYHDNPEAEAQPGELIPRTESSSYDEIGATLYDIPRTNEWHEMPG; encoded by the coding sequence GTGCCTGTGGACGCGGTGTTCACGGGACGAGACGCGGGAGAGCGGCGACATGGCATCAGCTTCTCGGGCCTCCTGAACGCCATTGATGGGGTTGGTTCCCAGGAAGGGCGGGCGCTGGTCATGACCACCAATCACCTCGAAAGACTGGATCCCGCCCTGATCCGTCCGGGTCGCGCAGATGTCCATGTCGAACTCGGACTGGTGGGCGCCAACACCGCCCGCGCTCTGTTTGAACGGTTTTTTCCCGATCACTTCGCCGCAGCCGCTGAATTCGAGGCTGCGCTTGGCATGCATCTCTTCAGCCCCGCGACGATACAAGGTTGGCTGTTGCGGTATCACGACAATCCCGAAGCGGAAGCGCAACCTGGAGAACTGATTCCCCGAACCGAATCCAGCTCCTATGATGAGATCGGGGCAACACTCTATGACATCCCGAGAACCAATGAATGGCATGAGATGCCAGGATAG
- a CDS encoding TetR/AcrR family transcriptional regulator encodes MADITSGPRRSEKPVQARSIAMREKLIEAALEVIYDLGYNSASTPEFSRRAGVSRGALLHHFPTRSDIIIAAMEDLLGEGTREIRETASRVARQEVSLGDFVEFLWQMFSGRFFYISLEFINEARTDAELRERMIPVVRDFHAALDGIWGEFEKQADGLPQSTRVALNMTVCLVRGMGVQTVLKDDPDYFRSMLEAWKSILPQLLRSNQHDLGGDDRTEHGAWG; translated from the coding sequence ATGGCCGACATAACTTCAGGACCGAGACGCAGCGAGAAACCAGTGCAGGCCCGTAGCATCGCGATGCGCGAGAAACTGATCGAGGCAGCGCTCGAGGTCATTTATGATCTGGGCTACAATTCCGCGTCAACGCCAGAGTTCTCCCGTCGCGCCGGGGTGTCACGTGGCGCTCTACTGCATCATTTTCCTACCCGGTCTGATATCATCATCGCAGCGATGGAAGACCTTCTGGGCGAAGGAACACGTGAAATCAGGGAAACCGCTAGCAGAGTCGCGCGCCAGGAGGTGAGCCTTGGGGATTTCGTGGAGTTTCTGTGGCAAATGTTCTCGGGCCGGTTCTTCTACATCTCTTTGGAATTCATCAATGAAGCCCGAACTGACGCAGAGCTTCGAGAGCGTATGATACCGGTGGTGAGGGACTTTCACGCGGCTCTGGACGGCATCTGGGGGGAATTCGAAAAACAGGCCGATGGGTTGCCTCAGTCAACGCGCGTCGCGTTGAACATGACTGTCTGCTTGGTGCGTGGCATGGGAGTACAGACGGTTTTGAAAGACGACCCTGACTATTTCCGCTCTATGCTGGAGGCTTGGAAGTCAATTCTGCCCCAACTGCTCCGGAGCAATCAACATGATCTCGGCGGTGATGACCGAACCGAGCACGGGGCATGGGGCTGA
- a CDS encoding metallophosphoesterase, with product MTIWYTADTHFGHENIIPFCGRPFRSVSHMDSALIENMWKVVKPEDTLWIVGDFAFGPAAKDVSWLEMIFGQLPGAEKHLVVGNHDGELTQLLPWASVTHLTEVDDNGRRSVLCHYPMITWNGARKGALQVFGHVHNNWLGSRNAVNAGVDVWDYMPVTLADLERRARKLPVNRHWEDVEQRAAAD from the coding sequence ATGACCATCTGGTACACGGCCGATACGCATTTCGGCCATGAAAATATCATCCCGTTCTGTGGCCGCCCGTTTCGTTCGGTCAGTCATATGGATTCCGCATTGATCGAAAATATGTGGAAGGTGGTGAAACCCGAAGATACGCTTTGGATCGTGGGCGATTTCGCCTTCGGCCCCGCGGCGAAGGATGTATCCTGGCTGGAGATGATCTTCGGGCAACTGCCGGGCGCCGAAAAACATCTGGTCGTCGGCAATCACGACGGCGAGCTGACACAGCTCTTGCCCTGGGCCTCGGTCACGCATCTGACGGAAGTTGACGATAACGGCAGGCGCAGTGTGCTGTGCCATTACCCGATGATCACGTGGAATGGCGCGCGGAAGGGTGCGCTCCAAGTCTTTGGGCATGTCCACAACAACTGGCTCGGATCGCGCAATGCTGTCAATGCCGGGGTCGATGTCTGGGATTACATGCCCGTGACGCTGGCTGATCTCGAGCGCCGCGCCCGCAAGCTGCCGGTCAACAGGCACTGGGAGGATGTAGAACAACGGGCCGCCGCTGATTGA
- a CDS encoding helix-turn-helix domain-containing protein, producing MGKAFTVSDFGKRLRKLRKSRGYSQESFALQVELDRTYVGGIERGERNPGLKVILKIAEALEVPPQDLFDRGEQTVRADET from the coding sequence ATGGGAAAAGCGTTCACGGTCAGCGACTTTGGCAAGCGTCTGCGGAAGCTGCGTAAATCGCGCGGCTACTCGCAAGAAAGCTTTGCATTGCAGGTCGAACTCGACCGAACATATGTGGGTGGTATCGAACGCGGTGAGAGGAACCCGGGACTCAAAGTGATCTTAAAAATTGCAGAGGCTCTGGAAGTTCCCCCCCAGGATCTGTTCGACCGAGGAGAGCAGACTGTAAGGGCAGACGAAACTTGA